A single Saccharolobus shibatae B12 DNA region contains:
- a CDS encoding carbohydrate kinase family protein, whose product MKRNKILIVGGFTIDEIQGKIRPGGPLIYSSLGVMRGGGIPKLYGVIGEDFDFEIDFISDLEKQLIYDKYTIRFKIDLTNSGRRLILLKKPKSKIRVIDDNTVDGILVNPVCKEIDNINIQSSVPIAADIQGFIRNCVESEEIKYERGLSFPFNSNYMVLHGNMEEFESSKLELSDLFKSGFKEIIISDGHNGFNVYTYTLAKYTYRPSRIGRNEVGTGDFLLGAYFALRLSGLEIIEAATIAGKLTEEFSNSEFLI is encoded by the coding sequence TTGAAGAGGAATAAGATATTAATAGTAGGAGGATTTACAATAGACGAGATACAAGGGAAGATAAGACCGGGTGGACCTTTAATATATTCATCACTTGGCGTAATGAGAGGTGGTGGTATACCAAAACTCTATGGAGTAATAGGAGAGGATTTTGATTTTGAGATAGATTTTATATCTGATTTAGAGAAGCAACTGATATATGATAAATATACAATTAGGTTTAAAATTGATTTAACGAATAGTGGGAGAAGATTAATCTTACTTAAAAAGCCTAAAAGTAAGATAAGAGTGATCGATGATAACACAGTTGATGGAATTCTGGTAAATCCAGTGTGTAAGGAAATTGACAATATTAATATTCAAAGCTCTGTTCCCATAGCAGCAGACATTCAAGGTTTTATTAGGAATTGTGTAGAGTCAGAAGAAATTAAATATGAAAGGGGTTTAAGTTTTCCATTTAATAGTAATTACATGGTACTACATGGCAATATGGAGGAATTTGAATCTTCTAAACTAGAATTAAGCGATCTATTTAAATCAGGTTTTAAGGAAATCATAATTTCAGATGGACATAATGGGTTCAACGTTTATACGTATACGCTAGCAAAATATACTTACAGACCTAGTAGAATAGGCAGAAACGAAGTAGGAACGGGTGACTTCTTGTTAGGAGCATATTTTGCGTTAAGGTTAAGTGGACTGGAGATTATTGAAGCAGCTACTATTGCAGGTAAACTTACCGAAGAATTTAGCAATTCTGAATTCTTGATATAG
- a CDS encoding RsmB/NOP family class I SAM-dependent RNA methyltransferase: MKDIVKFLATVLYYVEKKNYPLAVAFKRAYLHNKPRKIESNLLYEYSKRMLLSYYALPQSKRSFKVRYWLENKESIEIKFPNWMEEKLSTLLDINALKRKLSERWMWARVNTLKTDIDKIYRELESQNIEFEVDTNFYYMIKIKKSPVRLSSLSIVKDCKLVIHDKASSLAVEALKPEIGEKLVDLSSAPGIKASLYMMLTENRAETFLADVYFKRLSREYNLLKRCGVDLRKIHIIHQDSTKNSVIKSDKILLDAPCSSSGMINNDPSILLKLSDNEKIKKFAKLQKSLLKESLKIRANKLIYAVCSLFPEEGERVIEEYYDIAEMPFSNYQSGYSSYKVGKRSNRTFPHIDSTEGFFISVLNLTKL; encoded by the coding sequence TTGAAGGATATAGTAAAGTTTTTGGCTACTGTGCTATATTACGTGGAAAAGAAGAATTATCCCTTGGCGGTAGCGTTTAAACGAGCGTATCTGCACAACAAACCAAGGAAGATAGAGTCTAACCTCTTATACGAATATAGTAAAAGGATGCTATTATCTTATTACGCATTACCTCAAAGCAAAAGGTCATTTAAGGTAAGATATTGGCTTGAAAATAAGGAAAGTATTGAGATTAAGTTTCCTAACTGGATGGAAGAAAAACTATCCACATTATTAGACATTAATGCTCTAAAGAGAAAGCTATCAGAAAGATGGATGTGGGCTCGTGTAAATACCCTCAAGACTGATATCGATAAAATTTATAGGGAATTAGAGAGTCAAAATATAGAATTTGAAGTAGATACGAATTTTTATTATATGATAAAGATCAAGAAGTCACCAGTAAGATTATCTTCTTTGAGCATAGTAAAAGACTGTAAATTAGTAATTCATGATAAAGCTAGTTCCTTAGCGGTAGAAGCACTTAAGCCAGAGATAGGTGAAAAACTCGTCGATCTGTCTTCAGCTCCCGGGATTAAGGCTTCTTTATACATGATGCTAACAGAAAATAGGGCAGAAACTTTCCTAGCCGATGTCTATTTTAAGAGGTTATCGAGGGAATATAATTTGTTAAAAAGGTGTGGAGTAGATTTACGTAAGATTCATATAATACATCAAGATTCCACAAAAAATAGTGTGATAAAATCAGATAAGATATTATTAGATGCTCCATGTTCCTCCTCCGGAATGATAAATAATGACCCTTCTATTTTATTGAAATTAAGTGATAATGAAAAAATAAAAAAGTTCGCTAAATTGCAGAAATCTTTACTAAAGGAGTCCTTAAAGATTAGGGCCAATAAACTCATTTATGCAGTATGTTCATTATTTCCAGAAGAGGGTGAAAGGGTAATAGAAGAATATTATGATATAGCTGAAATGCCATTTTCTAATTATCAATCTGGTTATTCTTCATACAAGGTAGGAAAGAGATCCAATAGGACTTTCCCTCATATCGATTCTACTGAAGGGTTCTTTATATCAGTCTTGAATTTAACTAAATTATAA
- the cimA gene encoding citramalate synthase has translation MKYDFFPLSLKLLNLPIIFHLCSVSKKSVEVLDTTLRDGSQGANISFTLNDKIKIALLLDELGVEYIEGGWPGSNPKDEEFFKEIKKYKLSKARIAAFGSTKRKDVSVKEDISLNSIIKADVDVAVIFGKSWSLHATEVLKVTKQDNLDIVYDSINYLRSHGLKVIFDAEHFYQGFKEDPEYALEVVKTAESAGADVIALADTNGGTPPFEVYETTKKVREVLHVKLGIHAHNDIGCAVANSLMAIKAGARHVQGTINGIGERTGNADLIQIIPTLVLKMGFNVLKGRDSLRKLREVSRIVYEILGLPPNPYQPYVGDNAFAHKAGVHVDAVMKVPRAYEHVDPSLVGNDRKFVISELSGTANLVSYLQGIGIVVDKKDERLKKALNKIKELEAKGYSFDVGPASAILITLKELNMYTNYINLEYWKVINENNGLSIGIVKVNSQLEVAEGVGPVNAIDRALRMALQRVYPEIGEVKLIDYRVILPSEVKNTESVVRVTIEFTDNKMNWRTEGVSKSVVEASVMALVDGLDYYLQLKKTLKTSADNYIA, from the coding sequence ATGAAATATGATTTTTTCCCATTATCATTAAAGCTTTTAAATCTTCCCATTATTTTTCACCTATGTTCGGTGTCCAAGAAATCTGTTGAGGTTCTAGATACAACATTAAGAGATGGATCGCAGGGCGCGAATATATCTTTTACTCTAAATGATAAAATTAAGATAGCACTACTCTTAGATGAGCTTGGAGTAGAATATATTGAAGGAGGATGGCCAGGGTCTAATCCTAAGGATGAGGAGTTCTTTAAAGAGATAAAGAAATATAAACTATCTAAAGCTAGAATAGCTGCCTTTGGAAGTACTAAAAGAAAAGATGTTAGCGTAAAGGAAGATATTAGTCTAAATAGTATAATAAAAGCAGATGTTGATGTTGCTGTAATATTTGGTAAGTCATGGTCACTACATGCTACTGAAGTCCTAAAGGTAACTAAGCAAGATAATTTAGATATAGTATATGACAGCATTAATTATTTGAGATCACATGGTCTTAAGGTGATATTTGATGCAGAGCACTTCTATCAAGGCTTTAAAGAAGATCCAGAATATGCACTCGAAGTAGTGAAAACTGCAGAATCCGCGGGGGCAGATGTAATTGCTTTAGCAGATACTAATGGTGGTACACCACCATTTGAGGTTTATGAGACAACAAAGAAAGTTAGAGAAGTATTACATGTTAAACTAGGCATTCATGCCCATAATGATATAGGATGTGCAGTTGCCAACTCTTTAATGGCTATAAAAGCAGGAGCTAGACATGTCCAAGGAACAATAAATGGAATTGGTGAGAGAACTGGTAATGCTGATCTAATACAGATAATACCCACATTAGTGTTAAAAATGGGATTTAATGTATTAAAAGGTAGAGATAGTTTAAGGAAATTGAGGGAGGTTTCAAGAATAGTATATGAAATACTAGGATTACCTCCTAATCCCTATCAACCTTATGTTGGTGATAACGCCTTCGCACACAAGGCTGGTGTTCATGTTGATGCTGTAATGAAGGTACCCAGAGCGTATGAACATGTTGATCCTTCATTAGTAGGTAATGACAGAAAGTTTGTAATTTCAGAATTGTCTGGAACTGCAAATCTAGTCTCATATTTACAAGGCATAGGAATAGTTGTTGACAAGAAAGATGAAAGGCTTAAAAAAGCTTTAAATAAGATTAAGGAACTTGAGGCTAAAGGATATAGTTTTGATGTTGGTCCAGCTTCCGCAATTTTGATAACACTGAAGGAGCTAAATATGTATACGAATTATATAAATTTGGAATATTGGAAAGTAATAAACGAGAATAATGGTCTTTCAATAGGGATCGTTAAAGTTAATTCTCAGCTCGAAGTTGCTGAAGGGGTAGGTCCAGTAAACGCAATAGATAGAGCGCTAAGAATGGCACTTCAGCGAGTATATCCAGAAATAGGTGAAGTTAAGTTAATAGATTATAGGGTTATATTGCCTAGTGAAGTTAAGAATACTGAGAGTGTCGTTAGGGTTACCATAGAGTTTACAGATAATAAAATGAACTGGAGAACAGAAGGAGTATCTAAAAGCGTTGTAGAAGCTTCAGTCATGGCATTAGTAGATGGGCTTGATTATTACCTACAATTAAAGAAGACATTAAAAACAAGTGCAGATAATTATATTGCGTGA
- a CDS encoding ABC transporter substrate-binding protein produces MSIRVYNPLQDDYIRIPKPITKIVSLDPASTEIIFLLGLGDKVKATDAFSYRPEEARRTLKVGSYTHVNMDILEQINPDIIFTTAGAQKELTRKLIGLGFNVYPLPVPTNIAGIFNNVLLIGNVLGAYQNARELYYNLYTVINELKVGRFKNKLKVYVELDLGGPITVGFPTHISDGISLLGSINIFDDVSEAYFTPNDDEILKRNPDILIYEPKRLTYYEKERFYSILQKRGLFQLLSKRIIFTKGDYLAHMGPSFITDALIWLKSIVFS; encoded by the coding sequence ATGAGCATAAGAGTTTATAATCCATTACAAGATGATTATATAAGAATTCCGAAGCCAATTACTAAAATAGTTAGTCTAGATCCAGCTTCTACAGAGATAATATTTCTTTTAGGCTTAGGAGATAAGGTTAAGGCCACAGACGCCTTTAGTTATAGACCAGAAGAGGCGAGAAGAACATTAAAAGTAGGTAGTTATACTCACGTTAATATGGATATCTTAGAGCAAATTAATCCGGATATAATATTTACTACTGCAGGAGCACAAAAGGAGCTAACAAGAAAATTAATTGGTTTAGGTTTTAATGTATATCCCTTACCAGTTCCAACTAACATCGCAGGGATTTTTAATAACGTTTTGCTTATTGGAAATGTTTTAGGAGCCTACCAAAACGCTAGAGAATTATATTATAATCTTTACACTGTTATAAATGAGCTTAAAGTTGGGAGATTTAAGAATAAGCTAAAAGTCTATGTGGAACTGGACCTAGGCGGACCTATAACAGTAGGTTTTCCAACTCATATCAGTGACGGAATATCGCTATTAGGAAGTATTAATATTTTCGATGACGTTTCCGAAGCCTATTTCACACCCAATGATGACGAAATCTTGAAAAGAAATCCAGACATTCTAATTTACGAGCCAAAAAGGCTTACATATTACGAAAAGGAGAGATTTTATTCAATTTTACAAAAAAGAGGCTTATTTCAGCTGTTAAGTAAGCGTATAATCTTCACCAAGGGTGATTATTTAGCTCATATGGGACCTAGTTTCATAACTGATGCACTGATTTGGCTTAAATCAATTGTTTTTTCTTAA
- a CDS encoding A24 family peptidase C-terminal domain-containing protein: MLVHTSVLDLKYREVDPKVWIYYSPLCLFIIFNFHNLFIPIYLYSFIITNLLFLVLYKLSLLGGADLFLNVILSLANASVIPLVPSRFSIIGLEPLIIVLYSSIAILIFSLINFIKYYRYVRNLPFSKRVLLALSAKRIRIRDFINSKFLFPLTEIKEDGSITLREYFSVEEDDKYWREFYSKLVNEGKISADMYIWVAWGIPVIPFMLIGYIISLIIGFPI, from the coding sequence ATGCTGGTTCATACTTCAGTCCTTGATCTTAAATATAGAGAAGTTGATCCAAAAGTATGGATTTATTACTCTCCCCTATGCTTATTCATTATTTTTAATTTTCACAATTTATTCATTCCTATTTATTTGTACTCGTTTATAATCACTAATCTCCTATTTTTAGTTTTGTACAAACTTTCTTTATTAGGTGGGGCCGATTTATTTTTAAACGTAATACTCAGTCTCGCAAACGCCTCAGTTATTCCCCTAGTTCCGAGTCGTTTCTCGATTATAGGTCTAGAGCCTTTAATTATAGTATTATATTCGTCAATAGCAATTCTTATATTTAGTCTAATAAATTTTATAAAGTACTATAGATATGTTAGAAATCTCCCCTTCTCCAAAAGAGTTCTTTTGGCATTATCCGCTAAGAGAATCAGGATAAGGGATTTCATTAACTCGAAGTTTTTATTTCCTTTGACTGAGATAAAGGAAGACGGTTCGATAACCTTGAGGGAGTATTTTTCAGTAGAGGAAGATGATAAATATTGGCGAGAGTTTTATTCAAAATTAGTTAATGAAGGTAAAATTTCAGCAGATATGTATATATGGGTTGCTTGGGGCATCCCAGTAATTCCTTTTATGTTGATAGGATATATAATATCGCTTATTATAGGCTTCCCAATTTAA
- a CDS encoding 4-hydroxybenzoate octaprenyltransferase produces MSWDPGGLNKNTRSKFYVILRFLRIEQTFFSLPMAYLGAFVAIKGIPPISTLILIFFALFFLRTAGMTNDNLADVEIDAKNPRTKNRPLVTGAIKISEAKAMITTSLILFFITSYFVNIWAFILSPIVAIVVMSYPYMKRYTAFANYHLASIQGLAVFSGAVAVLGLYYNSLVQILLKVPWFFVIGTILWAVGFDLYNHIPDAEFDKEMGLHSFAVVLGRWALTFAGLNQLFSVVLDLLGDLYYGLGPIAIFTTILHGLIMAYAYYLASQKNDFGRAFYYNIYSSIVLGLGVDIDVVLGIPF; encoded by the coding sequence GTGAGCTGGGATCCTGGCGGATTAAACAAGAATACTAGAAGTAAATTTTACGTTATTTTGCGATTCTTAAGGATAGAGCAGACTTTCTTTAGTTTACCTATGGCCTATTTAGGAGCTTTCGTTGCAATTAAAGGAATTCCTCCAATTTCAACATTAATACTGATTTTTTTTGCTTTATTCTTTTTAAGAACTGCTGGAATGACTAATGATAACTTAGCAGATGTCGAGATAGATGCGAAGAATCCTAGAACCAAGAATAGGCCTTTAGTAACTGGTGCAATAAAAATAAGTGAAGCAAAGGCTATGATTACTACTTCTCTGATTTTATTCTTTATTACTTCATATTTTGTCAATATCTGGGCATTTATCTTATCTCCTATTGTAGCGATAGTAGTAATGTCATACCCTTATATGAAAAGATATACTGCATTCGCTAACTATCATCTGGCATCAATCCAAGGATTGGCAGTATTTAGTGGTGCCGTGGCTGTATTGGGTTTGTACTATAATTCCCTAGTTCAGATTCTTTTGAAAGTCCCATGGTTTTTCGTAATTGGAACAATTTTGTGGGCTGTGGGGTTCGATCTTTATAATCATATACCTGATGCCGAATTTGACAAAGAGATGGGCTTACATAGTTTCGCTGTGGTACTGGGGAGATGGGCTCTAACATTTGCTGGACTCAATCAACTATTCTCTGTAGTACTCGATCTTCTGGGTGATTTGTATTATGGATTAGGTCCAATAGCCATATTTACAACTATCCTTCACGGTCTTATAATGGCATATGCGTACTATTTGGCATCACAGAAAAATGATTTCGGCAGAGCATTTTATTACAATATATATTCATCTATTGTGTTAGGATTAGGTGTTGATATAGATGTCGTCCTAGGTATTCCATTTTAG
- a CDS encoding cobalamin biosynthesis protein CbiG: protein MGCLGHPSNSFYVDRIYNIAYYRLPNLIIKIKKVFLKILYALYVSRILVNGINKDLVKQIKGLFNELGYSIVDNDPDIIISVNSINNTIRKYFPKFHNKIIINVVQDGSSVIPLTKEHLGGSLISSFLADSLGANLVLTTSTGVKGLYSVEEFSWLNGFSIHNYDHKIVNSLNKKLVTEGKVSVYLDSYEGNYILYDGYSLVDHKATADLVISRHVDNTEESSDKLYLMPAGIYVGIKYLESTPLDVLVYSLKMTLKSLYILNDRIDYIVISSSFKDDRKLNQLSKYYYSNIIYVSDVDELCSCETLLKELQVKVLLRDVRRAFGVITCLGVK from the coding sequence ATGGGTTGCTTGGGGCATCCCAGTAATTCCTTTTATGTTGATAGGATATATAATATCGCTTATTATAGGCTTCCCAATTTAATAATTAAGATTAAAAAGGTGTTTTTAAAAATATTATACGCGTTGTATGTATCAAGGATTCTAGTAAACGGCATTAATAAGGATCTGGTAAAGCAAATAAAGGGATTGTTCAATGAACTTGGATATTCGATTGTCGATAACGATCCTGACATTATAATTTCTGTCAACTCCATCAATAATACTATAAGGAAATATTTCCCAAAATTCCACAATAAGATTATAATAAATGTTGTACAAGATGGCAGTTCAGTAATTCCTCTAACAAAAGAACATTTGGGTGGTTCCTTAATATCCAGTTTTTTGGCTGACTCCTTAGGTGCAAATTTAGTCCTAACAACGTCCACTGGAGTTAAGGGACTATATAGTGTAGAAGAGTTTAGCTGGCTTAATGGTTTTTCAATTCATAATTATGATCACAAAATTGTGAATTCTCTTAATAAAAAGTTAGTAACTGAAGGAAAGGTTAGTGTATACTTAGACTCTTATGAAGGTAATTATATACTATATGATGGATACTCATTAGTCGATCATAAGGCAACGGCTGATCTGGTAATTTCTAGACATGTTGATAATACAGAAGAAAGTAGTGATAAGCTATACTTAATGCCTGCTGGCATCTATGTTGGTATAAAGTATCTTGAATCTACCCCCCTAGATGTTCTTGTCTATTCCTTAAAGATGACCTTAAAATCTCTTTATATTCTAAATGATAGAATAGATTATATAGTAATATCTTCTTCATTCAAAGATGATAGAAAATTAAATCAACTTTCGAAATACTATTACTCTAATATTATATATGTTTCTGACGTGGATGAGTTGTGTTCTTGTGAAACATTGCTTAAAGAATTACAAGTTAAGGTTTTGTTAAGGGATGTGAGAAGAGCGTTTGGAGTTATAACTTGCCTTGGAGTTAAATAA
- a CDS encoding anion transporter, which yields MLVSVLIPMMVTYGLIISRGITKIPPWASMFFGGILMVILGVISPEEALQSINLDVILFLITLFTFASALEVSGFLKFLAYKIIEKYKEPKKVLFYILLYSGLLSNLVTNDGISASWTPVILELSRMIGVSEVPFLYALAVGVTVGSVIMPTGNPQNLLIALESGIRNPFIVFTIYLTLPSIISLVIAYFILFRLFRKSLSLPNGLNMKKEEGKIDFDRRLGYLTLALLAVTVILFFSLSFFKIDILLGSLVTSSLLLLITENRRDIVRRMDWPTILFFIGLFIFTEGVLKSGIIQYLANFLPPPDNVASIMIVSILLSQVLSNVPLVAIYIPIMISHGNITVVDWLALAAGSTIAGNFTILGAASNVIISEASESRGGKGFNFVEFMKYTIPILIPNAIMIYLFLILFVR from the coding sequence ATGCTAGTTAGCGTGCTAATACCAATGATGGTAACCTATGGCCTTATAATTTCTAGAGGTATTACGAAAATACCACCTTGGGCTTCAATGTTTTTTGGTGGCATCCTTATGGTTATTCTAGGTGTAATATCTCCAGAAGAAGCTCTACAATCAATAAATTTAGATGTGATATTATTTCTTATTACCCTTTTTACATTTGCATCAGCATTAGAAGTTTCAGGGTTTTTAAAATTTCTTGCATATAAAATTATAGAAAAGTACAAAGAACCTAAGAAAGTTCTCTTCTATATTCTTTTATATTCTGGTTTGTTGTCTAATTTAGTTACCAATGATGGGATATCAGCAAGTTGGACTCCAGTTATCCTAGAGTTAAGTAGAATGATAGGCGTTTCGGAAGTTCCCTTTCTTTATGCACTAGCAGTTGGTGTTACAGTTGGGAGCGTTATAATGCCTACCGGAAATCCTCAAAATTTGCTGATAGCTTTAGAATCTGGAATTAGGAACCCTTTTATTGTATTCACAATATATTTGACTTTACCATCAATAATTAGTCTAGTAATTGCTTATTTTATACTCTTTCGACTATTTAGAAAATCACTGTCTTTACCAAATGGACTTAATATGAAAAAAGAGGAAGGAAAAATAGATTTCGATAGAAGACTTGGATATCTTACATTAGCCTTATTGGCAGTCACTGTAATATTATTTTTTTCCTTAAGTTTCTTTAAAATAGATATTTTACTAGGATCATTAGTTACATCATCGCTCTTACTTCTTATAACGGAAAATAGAAGGGATATTGTAAGAAGAATGGATTGGCCAACTATATTATTTTTTATTGGATTATTTATATTTACAGAGGGAGTATTGAAATCTGGAATTATACAATATTTGGCTAATTTTCTTCCACCTCCAGATAACGTGGCTAGTATAATGATCGTGAGTATTTTGTTAAGTCAAGTATTGAGCAATGTGCCATTGGTTGCAATTTACATTCCGATCATGATCTCCCATGGTAATATTACAGTAGTTGACTGGTTGGCATTAGCCGCTGGTAGTACCATAGCGGGTAACTTTACCATATTAGGCGCAGCAAGTAACGTGATAATTTCCGAAGCTTCTGAGAGTAGAGGTGGAAAAGGATTTAATTTCGTAGAATTTATGAAGTATACTATACCCATTTTAATACCAAATGCAATTATGATTTATTTATTTTTGATATTATTCGTCAGATAA
- a CDS encoding FAD-dependent oxidoreductase, with amino-acid sequence METEKVVIVGAGYSGLNAYYELGNHIVKTLIADKAQFVFYTTYLQKLMFNKNIKYTANIKPTITSKVKEIDLERKTVKIENGTEIQGHKLILAMGCKRERQLDIIGRIIGKDRVSISVENHLDEYLGIQLAFYLRKLNKEVSYYGPVLKWLGEKVSTKVLELLEKNRIRLSEKSDDIIPACEPNEVIGDFLPINDKLEYKNDVFVIGDMIKNYPKLGELAMREGIYVGKLISKKINESFKPIFINIIDTGKGGAIHIRSNVPWNGNFESVRVSKLRAIMKRFIERYYIIRKGKMGILYNL; translated from the coding sequence ATGGAAACAGAGAAAGTCGTAATCGTGGGTGCGGGGTACTCGGGACTTAACGCTTATTATGAATTAGGGAATCATATAGTTAAAACGCTAATAGCTGATAAAGCTCAATTTGTATTTTATACTACATATCTCCAAAAACTCATGTTTAATAAAAATATTAAATATACAGCTAACATAAAACCAACCATAACGAGCAAGGTAAAGGAAATCGATTTAGAAAGAAAAACAGTGAAAATTGAAAATGGTACAGAGATTCAAGGTCATAAATTAATCCTTGCTATGGGATGTAAAAGAGAACGCCAATTAGATATTATAGGAAGGATAATAGGAAAGGATAGAGTTAGCATAAGTGTAGAAAATCATCTAGATGAGTATCTTGGTATTCAACTGGCTTTTTATTTGAGAAAGCTAAACAAGGAAGTCTCTTACTACGGCCCAGTCTTGAAATGGTTAGGGGAAAAAGTAAGTACTAAAGTTCTTGAATTATTAGAAAAGAATAGAATACGACTATCTGAAAAATCTGATGATATAATTCCTGCTTGTGAGCCTAATGAGGTAATTGGAGATTTCTTACCTATAAATGATAAATTGGAATATAAGAACGATGTGTTTGTAATTGGAGATATGATAAAGAACTATCCCAAATTGGGAGAGTTAGCAATGAGAGAGGGTATATACGTGGGCAAGTTAATATCTAAAAAAATTAATGAAAGCTTTAAACCGATTTTCATTAACATTATCGATACTGGTAAAGGAGGGGCTATACATATAAGGTCTAATGTTCCGTGGAATGGGAATTTCGAAAGTGTAAGAGTATCAAAACTAAGGGCAATAATGAAGAGATTTATCGAAAGGTATTACATTATCAGAAAGGGAAAAATGGGCATACTTTACAACTTATAA